Within Carassius gibelio isolate Cgi1373 ecotype wild population from Czech Republic chromosome A21, carGib1.2-hapl.c, whole genome shotgun sequence, the genomic segment cttggtcttgaataaatgtgacatatagtccagtgcgacttatatatgtttttttcctcgtcatgacgtatttttggactgatgcaacttataccgaaaaatacagttaacattattattattatttattatgagagtaattgacacagactagaactttaatgtttcacccaattcagctcatatctttagactcgtccgactcgtgttgcttgtataaccggccagacttaccttcccaaaaaatcctatttaattttatttcataaatttaactataggctatttatttccactttactgttatccaaagggacagaactatttgcactgtttttatcagtgggacaatattcatacaatactacaacctagaaataatttgcaggtctcagcagcacgaattatgtgcccagctacatctgattcaaatattatgccaattaacagtgagtgtagtttcagacatttcagtgcttcactcgcactgactcttattttgcctgaaagaatgacaagaccgagctgaaggctgtcagatgaaaaccgctcCGATTCGaccagatgaaagcagcgtttcagctccgcccacaagtccgaatgaaatattgaagccataaaccgaaatgatcaaaacatacacggaccaactgtcttgtccatgttgtctcatttgattgaatcctcttcttgagacttgagtctctgaccttctgtaagccccgccttgtgcacacaatgattgacgtggcgcgagggcggggacacgtgatcggctcggaatgcattttcaatgtgcacattgagttttgctacattcattgcgggacaccgaatgaaaatgcaatcgtaagtgtcttgactgtgagtgttaatgcaattaagaaaaatagcatttaaatgatcattttgccacagtttttgctttaacatgttagacatatctaatcatttctgtaatacattttcattttaattttgcaacttatagagcgttaaaattaatattcattttacatattaaaactggtgtagtaaatggcaaatgaaaattatgtaatttaattttaattttcattttgcaccaaacgttgcacaaatgtattggaaaatgtaaatggaaatacagaaatgcattgccattttacatattgcattgtcattttgcatattacatcccaaattgaataatgctacccatatgcttccataataaatgagctatttttgttttattgcatttaacaTGTTATATATACTTATACAGGTGCTGCAACAATTTTATTAAATCACGTATTTGTTTTTGCATCTAAAAAAATAGTTCTGTGGTATGACAGATGATTCTTTAATAGTCACAATTACTAAGGGGTAATGATAAATGGCAATTCTATTGTAGTTTAAATGTAGAAGTAGAAGCAAATGATTGTTTAAGACCAAAATATGATGTGCATGGTATTGCTTACCTAATTAGCATATGAACACTACTAAATGACTGCTGAATAAGGATCAGTTCACCTGGCGTTCTCTTGAACTCCGACGATCTCCACTTCACTGTCGGTGGACGCCAGACTCACCTGAGATGGCTTGACTTCTACTGCACCTACAGACACACAAAATACTTCATTCAGCAACGGTAACTaattcaaaaatgtttaaattacaaAACATGATTGGTTGCAGTGCCGACGGAGGTGGTGTGCTGTGGCCCGACTGGGTTTGCAAAAAATCCTTCTGTTCAAAATTCATGAAAACACATCCCTAATGATACAACTACTGCAGTGGCTTCCCACTTTCGTCAACGGAAAGGTTTGACAAGCGTTCCCAAAACTTCTCTTTGGTAGTGGAAGAGATTGCGGTCTAAGTGTATGTTTTGATGCACATGTTTGAAAGTACTAATATTAGTGTGTGAATTGGGACACTGTCATTGTGTACGAGTGTAGAGTCAATCGACCATCCTGGAGACGGAGTAACAGTAAAACGAACCTGAGAGCGACTGAGACTGCCGTTCCTGTTCGGAGTGAGTGTCTGAAATATCATAGTGTCCAATCACTGCAGGAcccactgcaacacacacacacacaccattcagaAGATTCGCCACCATATCTGTATGTCCCTAATTCTATGAACTGGTTTCTTTTGAAAATCGATTTATCTTTCTAAACGCTGGATTAAAGATTAGTGTTAGCAGACTATAAAGCTTCAATcctcattttgaacacaaacaaaaatattttgaataatgtcgactgtagccattgacttccatagtattttttacaTCCTATGGAAGTcgatggctaccgtcaactgtttgattatcaatattttctaaaatatcttcttttgtgttcaacggcAGAAAGAAACCCATACATGTTTGGAAACAGCTTAAGTGAgaataaatgatgactgaatttgaATTTTTGGTCAACTATCCCTTAAATGTGTATGTTTGACACTGGACTAAAATTTAGATTTCAACAACTTTCCCCCAAAAATATACAATTTGGGGATCCCTCCCTCCCACCGTGTCACATTTGTGGTGTTTgcagtcaaaaatgaccaaatataGTTCCTTGTTATGCTATACTGACAACAAATATTGAACTCaatctttttaatagtttttttcaatTAGCACTGGTTTTGTATTTCGTTTTTGCACTGACTGATCATAGGCCTCCttgatctgagcttatgcacttcagtttttgagtgaatattgatatatatatatatatataaaaaagtttcattttattCCAGaatacaacattttctaaaaGAAAGACTATTTCAACAAAAATTtgtcagatctttttttttatccagtgagAATTGATTTGAGTGTCTTCTGTATGtttgttataataataacaaaattatatatatatttttatataaaataatttacactgaCAAATTGCTCCCTCTAAGACCAGGaggattttttattaaataggtaatttttttgtttttcaaaaaaaaaaaaaaaaatatatatttttttttacaatatagccCTGAATGGACATTAAAAGTAAACTACCTGGACAATAAGGCTATGAAAATCAGGTAAAACAGATGCATGCTGGTAAAATACTAGTATATTTATTTACCAGCTTACGACAGAGCAGATAACACACATCAATAATGTGCTACatacacatgaaaacacaaatgAATGTCGCCTGGCACACTTTTACGTTTGGTTAGGCAGTAGTATATGACattaaacaaagaaaacattttttggaacaaataaaaatacatctctGGTTACTCATTTCTTGCTTTCTAACAACTATAAGGAAGAAATTCTCTCCTCCATCTAAAACATTATGACACTAAACTTAGGCAGCTTGGATATTATTACACAAAAAGACATAAAAACGTAAACCATCTCCTTCAGACACTCTATACAGTAAAGCAATACAGCAAACAGCTTTCAAGTCCTCCTGCAAGTCAGTAACACTACAGTAAACCTTGACTAGTGTTTGTGTTAGTGTGTAGGAAGCACATGATGGGCGAATCTCATGAAATCTGGCCAGctcatatttcaccctaaaatcaaaaagaaatgacatgtaaatattttgcaATACAATTAAGTCTCCTTATACCCATAATTTTGAAATTGTGACATTAACAACTGcctttggtgaaaaaaaaaaaaaaaaatcttattgcaatcaactatttatatatagatcagtaTTTGTTGTGCTGCTTTTAATTTgcagattattttaaaaattaagaaaattatttcagAAACCTCAATATAATGATAGGTAAaagttgatagcctgaatgcactgcaagtcgctttggataaaagcatctgctaaatgcataaatttaatttaatttcattagaAGCACCAACTAATTacaatgcattacagtaattgtGCACACctgtactttatttaaaaatgcattaaaacctaatatttcttaatatacagtaggCTTCCATTGTCTTTATGTAAACATTAACTTTGGGGTAAAACGTGACTCTGACATGATTCTATGGTAATTACCCTTAAAAAAAGGTGATCAATATCTCTTGCCTCCAGTAGAAATAAAAGAAGAATCACCTGTTTATTGCATGTGCATCACAGACTGTATCTATTAGTGTTTGATGATAGTTTGTGTGTTGTAggtgcatattaataataaaaaccaatGCACAGGCTGTCATTACATTACAGATCTCTACTGTTAGCTTATATCATGCATATTCCGCTTTGGAAGAAGTGAATCAATAAGAAACTAAAACAATCCACAATGCAAACAACAAGAGTTCTTTGGTAGACATGCTGGCCTAGATGAAGACAAAAAGACACATGGCAGTCGAGGCGAAACCTCAGAAGTCTCTTGTGGAAATAACATCATGAAAGAGTTATTATTCTACAGGCAAGACAAATGATTCTTTAAAATAATCCAGGTGAGTGGAAGAAATGAGATCACAGAGGCACTGAGTGTGGAGGGCGGCCCTGAGATGCCAATAGAAGACAATGGAAGATGTTTATAGAAGAAAGACAGATGATGTTAAAGAAACGGtttaccaaaaagaaaaaaaagagaaagaagtttCTGTCATTATTAtatcaccctcaagtcattccaaacccataggACTCTGACAAAATTGAATTAAGAATATCCAGGCTTTTTACAAAAGAGATTTGGTCAGTTAAccctacaaaaaaaaagaaaaaaaaagtgattgcaATAATCAACATCTTCTGAAGTCATGCAAAAGTTTTTTATGAAAAGACCCAAATTGAAGTGGTAATTCaattaaactgattttttttaaaaacattcttaGAGCCAGAGTTATTATAGCTAAATCcataatattttaagtaaaaaaaattaaatgaattacaatattaaaaaacatttaatctagttaccaagacaacatttctcattttacttttgcttttttattgtgCTAATATTATCCATgtataacaaaaactaaaaatgacaaaacaacccagctaaaagtaaaactaaaagtaaacAGATCATTcccattttaattttgtttaactgaatgtattaaaaaattatatatttaaactcATGTATATTacttgatattatatatataaaaaaaaaaaaactggaaacatgaaaataacctgattcaaaatatgcattaaaaactaaaatagtatcATAATAGAATGATAATAGTATAGTTGATATGATACTAAAGTTACACTGTCTGGAGATTGACAGCCTCAGTTTCTTGTTCACTTTCAATTAATTGCCACgatatttcacaatttcacattTTGTGTTGGATGCAAGAAGCCAAATGGGTTTCGAAAggcatgaggatgaataaatgtttaattggTTATGAAAACTGATCCTTTAATAGAGAGAGATGGGGAAGCCAGAATGGAGGTGATTTTAATTAGAGATAAAGAGAAAGTTTGTGCAATGTCCGAATCCTCCACTTCAGCGGTCGAATTGAGTCGGCACAGTTGTGTTGCGTTAACGTTCTTTAAACGTTGGGTTCAGACGGCTCTGTGCTACCATTGACACCGGCAGTCTGGGGCGGTGGAACTGTGATGACGCTGACTCGAGCCATCTGATAGGCTGCCAGCGTTTCCTGTGACTCAGACGATGGCAGGAATGAGCTAACGTTGCTCCGCCCCTCCGGATTTTCACTGGACGAAAGATCATCATCCGAATGCATGCGGGTCAGTCTGTCCATCCACACGCGAAAGCGCTCCTCGGTGTGTCTCTGCATCACGGCGAATCGCGTAAGCGCTTCCTCCAAGACTCCGCCCAGGGTTCCACTGGCCACGCCCATGTTGAGTTGGCCCCACCCATGCGCTGATGCTCCAGAAGCGTTGGTTCGGCGATGGCCAGCTTAAAGACAGACGGCAGTGCCGAGAGAGAGACGTCAGACACACAGGAATGCAGAAAGCGGCGGCGTTATTGCGTGCACACCGGCGAGCATGCTGGGAACAATCATGCAGCTctcgcagtgcattctgggtacaGTTCACCAACAGACATATGACTTAAGATGGCCTAAAGATCACACAGTGAGATTGATGCCAGCATTTTAACCAGTATAACGCCAACCAACCATTACATatgaagaaataaagaaagaagaagTGTAACGCTTAGAGATTATTAGGCACCATTATGATTGTTTAGAGTCCTGAGAGATGCAATAAAAAGGCTAATTAACATATTACACAAAACTAATCATAGACCTCACAGATTATGCACTAATTTTTTAAGTTAGTGAATGTGCATGTGATTTTGGAGGTATAACTTGGGAGGAAAAACCTTGGAAACATTgcatgtgttgttattgttaaaaccttgttacctgaaataaaatattatatagaaataatacttgaattagatgaaaaacttaaacttgGACATTAACCTTGACAATTAACTGAAATTAAGTTGAAGATAAAATTACTAACATTGCTAAATCTAAAACTAAAGTTAAAgctacatacaaataaaataagaatagacaaaagcacataaaattactaaaactaaaaatgtaaaattagcaaaaaaagctaattcaatttttaaaaaatgacagcCAACcccaaatatgaataaatactacagTAGTATATAGtagaaataaaatatcactgCTGCAAACTCGTACgtttttttattgctaaaaacTGGAATTACCAAACATTGGCTTTAGAACTACATAAATCTGCACTACTAATTCAATATACAATATAAAGTTATGATATGGTCCACAAAGGATCAGATATACTGAGCTTTAACTCTGGCCATGCCAACAATGTGGAACCACGGGGACATAATGCATTTCCTAACTAACAGATACTACGAAGAAGGATGAATTAACAAAAAAACTGCAGACACATTAGACACACAAGCCACAGATAAAGGACACAAAGACAACAGACACGGAGTCAACTGAAAGACTAAAAGACACAATGAAGGAAATCTTGCAATATTCTAATATGCTAACCTTTAATCCAATATAACCGACCTCCAATCAAAAGGACTTTGCTCTGGATTCAttataatgaaatacatttaGTGCATCAGTATTGCTgatcataaatatacttgataaTAATGTCATTGTGCATAATTGCCAATTTACTGAATGTCTAGTGTTTCGGCAGAAAAGGTAAGCGACAGCTTTAGACTATCAAATGAACAAAAACGTCACCCAAATTAGCTGAAGTGCTTTTTGTTACACCTTACCTTGGATTTTAAGCTTTTAAAGACTAGCCAGAGCTAGCAGTCATTCTGGTGGGTCACTAAACTCATGGTTCAGATCATATTACGGATATTGAGTTACAGATTGGATAATTGTTCAGATCggctaaaaaaaaattggttatcTTTAACTAGTGAAAGCTTACTTTAAGAGCTTctataccacagcaaaaactactAGCTTAAATATTAAAGCCAGTAATACAACGGGAATAATTACACAAATGACAAGTTAGATAAATACAACAAagttacaaataaagtcagtaataGTAGTATTCAggtgaaatgtaataattaagtgTAAAACAACAAGTGTTCACTGCATAAGTTAAATAcagattaatctttgttaaagctGTGGTGTTGTTTGATTAGTGGACAGAAGCAGGTATTTACAGgctactgtctctttaagaataAATACACAGACCTAATACTGACACACATCCGGTTTCTTTCTCAGCCGTTTACGGTCACTGAAGATATAATCGACTGTTTACCAGAATACCTGCCAAAATGGGTATTTTACTATagcttttgtgtgtatgtgtccgTTAAAGCACAAAGAGACGTGAAAGAGGAATCAATTGGGTGTTCATGCGCTGTCTGAATCGCGCCTCTCTCTCGATGTGTGTGCGGCAGCAGCTGTATACACAGAAAACGGTGCAGAAGTACTGATTCTAGATCTCTTTCACTTGAATGGTTTAAAATTGCTTGAATGTGTAAATTGGCAAGACAAAACACGTATTCACTCTGTGATGGTTAAACTTAACAGTTAATTTGCGAATCACATGTGTGCCGAACTGTGGGGTCTGGTCCATACAGATGATCTACAATCTGTTGTGTTTCTACTGCAAAGGGTCGGATTTGTGGACATTTTCCATGGGAACTTAATTTGGGGCATTTTGAAAATCTTCCAAGTTGGGAACTTAACAGGAATTAAGTGGAAATTTGGGGAGACTTCTAGAAAATTTATCATATACAAACATTTAGTTTGGTCACAAGCAGACTTGCATGCAAattaacacaaactttaaaaataaaattttagatttttttggaaTGTGATTAGTGGTCGATCGCTATATCACCAAGTCCGAGATAATAGCCGATATTTGGAATTTTTAAAATATCAGTATATCCCGATTAGTTTTTCAGCTCGGCCCGATGTGTTCATGGTGGGACTTTATTTTGACGACGCTAAAAAATGCAGGGCCTAAGTGTGCACAGCTCATATTCTCCTTGTTCATCGTCataaacagttctgtctaatacgaaTATAattctgtatacaaaaaaagtatacaAAAGGTACTGTAATGATaaattttatattgttagtaatagaAAGGTAAACATTATAGTACTTTCTCGTATGCCGTCAGCATTAggcaaatacgcatttatatcatttaaactttgaatgactaatgaatatttaatttcacaacccttgcaaacttagtcgaatccaactgtgagatcttgtgaagtgtgcatgtgtatccagcatgattgCGTGTTTTTCTGTGTATATTAAATGCTTGAAACTcattatttcaaattatgctgctctgggcatttgcccactgtcatattcatgtcattttcactgtgtgctgtgtgtaaactgagtgttaccctggctttatttgaaaaatatgattcccaatgcacacaaacttcccagaatatgGAGTGCCCTGTTagttacttttaataaaaaaaatgattcaatatttgtgaaaaatattttagtatagtatagtattataAAGTCTAAGTAACTAAATGATTTTAAGTTTctttaatatgaattaattttttattatatcggCCCCTCTGCTTTCcaaaatatcggcatcggctgtaaaaaaaaaaaaaaaaaaaaaaaaaaaaaaggctgtatCGATTGAGCACTaaacatgatacttttttttcaggattcattgatgaataaaaactttaaaaaagaacagcattttttcaaaatctaaatcaaaaaatgttattaaaaaaataaatgctgttcttttttacttttttattcttcaaataatactgaaaaaagtatcacaggttataaaatatatatgaggcagcacaactgtctagtaaatcagcatatcagaatgattttctgaaggatcatgtaacactgaagtctggagtaatgatgctgaaaattcagctttccatcaagggaataaattaaattttaaggtACATTACAACAGAAAAccattatttgaaattgtaataagtcttaacaattttactgttttgttctgtatttttgatcaaataaatgatgaacacaagcaatatctttcaaaaacagtaatgttgaaaCTTTTGATCAGTACTGTACTTCAGTATAAAAACAGAACACTGGCTAGCTGAAGCTACAAGAAAGGGCATCACAGCTTGAGCTAGCTTAGCACATGATACCTACCCTCATAAATGATCAATGAAACAGTGCTAACTAGCTTACATTTTTCATATCTGATTTACAGGCTGGCTAGCTACTGTACTAACACTTTGGTATTTGCAAGTTAAACTTGAATCTCAtagatcaaatatattttaatatcaaaaCTTACTTGAATGGAAGCCGGGAAAATGAGGAGGAATCCCCCATTAGGTGACTAAGTGGGATAATGTGTGGGGAATGGTACTTTttagacaggtttttttttttatttcctcacctaaatgtttgataaggcatatatttgtttttacaatggTACAATTTTGTAGCCTACACACGGCATAAgttaattttaaacaaatttatgCAAGTAACGTGAAACCTCACCAAGATGGACATGTTGACATCATTTTGTGTTCTGGATTCAATAAATTATTTGTGCATGTTATGGAGGAATGCACAGTGCATGTAGggtgtgtgtgctgtgtgcatGTGATTGAGGtagaaattaaactgaaattgcATCAAATCTGGTTGTTTTAACCAAGATTatgctgtaagatttttttcaCCCCAACTACATTAAAGTTCCCagttaatgcaattttttttttatcaaatacacaGTTTATTCCAATGGAAATTTTCCAGTCTTGAAAATTCCCAGAATTTTGCAACTCAACTAAAGACGGAGGTCAGTGTGAGGTCAGAACGCTGTTGTATTCTGAGAGCGGAAAAATGTTCCTCACCCGCCGCTTTGCATATGAGTTCATTCAACATGCATGCACAGTAAAACACACCTGACCGCTGCAGGAGATCTGTCTGATGTAATGCTCTGAtctatgagtgtgtgtttattcaACTGTTCTGTCATTCAATAAACATGCACTGAACAATGCATGAGAGAAATGGCTTCACTGAAGGTCCTGGTTTGTTTCAGGACTAAAGGTGGGAATCTTCAGCATCTCACAATTCAATTTCGATTCAGAGTCAATCAGTTCTTGATGCACCTCAATTTATCCAGTAACTTATACAGCACAGGGTTGAAAATCTTTAGGGAGATTTTAAAGTACTGTATACTATAATAGGCCGGCTATCattcacaaacaaaaataaaaaatagtcagtttaataagaaataaccAATTTAACTATTTATGTTTTTTCCTCCCCACCGTTTTCTTAAttagtgaaaaataaattttcTGCCTAATAATTTCTAATGATTACTAGCACcatataacttttttattcagcattaagTGAGATGGCCAGATAAGCAATTGTTTACtgtaattaacattaataataataataacaatgataaataCAAGAATAAATGAATAACTAATTTTACTGAAACCTTGTAGTTTTACTCAATTATTAACCATTAAGAGATATGTCAGatatgaaatgtattaataatagtaataattattattaataaaaacaatatagatggataaatacatttattgctgtaatttattgtaattttcttAACAGACATTAAAAgtgagaaataaaataagtcaagTCAAATAAGTTTTGTTGTCATTAACATTATCATCATGATCATCATCAATagcattattactattaatatttattgataaataaataaaaatgtatagcttCAATCTAACATTTTACTTATTATTGTCAAATCGCAAAAATAAAACTGGTTCCACTGGTTGTCTGACACTTGATAAAAGTCTTACTGGTTGTTTTATAATGAACAAATGAATAATGAATGTTTGTGGATCAATCCAGAATCTATCTGAGAAAGAACCGTGATGCATCGATTTGTTCGCGACATGTGAGTGTGTGTCCACAGAAagttgactgtgtgtgtgtgtgtgtgtgtgtgttcacctacCTGGTGCGTGAGAGTTGATTGTCTCTCCCTCGTTGTCAGACGAGGCTGTTAGcggcgaggatgaggatgagtgGGCCGTGATGTCGCTGTCGCTGGTGCTGCTGTCCTGGAGCACGTCAGGTTTGCGTCTCGCCGCCGCTTCACGTTTCTGCCGCAGCTGTCTCATGCGCTGCTTCTGCTGCTGGCTGCGCGGGCCTCTGACGCGCACGCGTCCGTTCACATGCTTCTCCTGGCAGCGGTTCTTCTTGGCCGCCATTGCAACCGTGGACGCATCGCTCTCAGAATGTGAACGTCGTGACTTCCTGCCGGCCGTCTGAACGGGTGCGGCTGCTTCCTCTGCTGATGAAAGCGTGTCGGAGTCTCCCAGGTGACCGGAGGAGGAAGGCGAGCGCAGGCAGGCGGAGGAATCGCTGTCTTCCTGTGTGGCGGCAGGGGGCGGATCTGTTTCCTGCGGCTGCCCGGGGGCGGAGTCTCTATGAAGCTCCTTTAGTAAGCACGGCATAGAGAGCAGACCAGGTGCCGGCTGTTTGTCAGGACCGCTCTGCGAGCTGATTGGCTCCTCGCATGCCGGGGAACTGCTGGGCGTGGTTTCTTGTCTCAGGGGCATGTCCTGCTCTTCTGCTGTAGCCCCGCCCTCTGTGGGGAATTCAGGGAGCTCGTTGGCCTTCTGGGCATCAGTCATCTCTGGAGGGCGGGGCCAGGGGCGGAGTCTCTGGAGTGGCAGCTAATAGGTGACGAACAGGGGCAGTTGACCTGGAAAACAGGAATTGTGTGTCAGTGTAACAGCTGACAAATGTCTTATGTTTACATGGTTAGTTCGGTTTCTCAGTATTCAACCACCAGCTGAACTACCACGCACCAGCGACACTCTTATCATCCTTTCTACGCTTCACTGGACTCCAGCACACAATGCTGTATTTCCCCAGAGTCTGGCCTTGAAAACTTGTTTTAAAACTtcatatgcatacatttttttttatttgctgctgCCTCAGTCACAATGcatgaaaatgtacaaaaatcacTTTTGAGAGACTGATGTCACACAAACAGCAACTTATATGCAATATTTAGATCTTAGATCACAACTACAGAAAGTTCATACTGACTACATAAATAttcaggtaacactttacaataagattcattagttaattattttagttcacatgaacaatacttctgcagtatttattaatcttatttcgttaactttaacatttactaatgcattattaaaatcaaaagttgtgcttgttaatatTAGCTAATGCACTATGAATTAACATGAAAGACTATTTTCATTAACTAGCATTATgtaaataactaataattaactaacattaactaatggaaccttattgtaaagtgttatcatGACTTCAtgaatttaaaccaaaaaaaaaaacaagaaaagtttATACTGACTGTATAAATGTTGATGACTATCAATTCCATTACTTTTAcaggatataattttttttttaattttaaacttctctcaagaaaaaaaaataactacagATGTTAAAATTGTCCTCTCAAGACATTTAACATCAAAACTCATTACCCTGTTTTACACTTCCTACCAAAACACCGTGCTGTTTATACATCACAACTATTGAacctttatttttgtatactgttatatattttttcttccaattaaagtaaaaaaagtcacataaaaaaataatcataaggAACCATTTTGAAcggatatttttaattatttttgcattgacTGCCACAAATCTGTAGCAATTATTTTAGATACCAAATGTCAACTATCAAATCGAGGAATTAATATACAGATTCTAAAGCTTCTTGCACGTTTTAAAGGAGATCCAACATTCATCCCAACCGCATTTACAGCACTAAACATGTGTCTTAAACTGTGGTTTCCATAGTATTTTTATACTAGTTTCCTTAACATGACTAATATTAGTTCCTCTCGCAGGCACGGAAACACGAACCAATCATCAACGCATCATGTATGAAGATCACGAGCCGCTGCAAATGACGCATGCAACCGtatttttatcagtatgtttgcAATTAAT encodes:
- the ark2n gene encoding protein C18orf25 homolog isoform X3, with the translated sequence MTDAQKANELPEFPTEGGATAEEQDMPLRQETTPSSSPACEEPISSQSGPDKQPAPGLLSMPCLLKELHRDSAPGQPQETDPPPAATQEDSDSSACLRSPSSSGHLGDSDTLSSAEEAAAPVQTAGRKSRRSHSESDASTVAMAAKKNRCQEKHVNGRVRVRGPRSQQQKQRMRQLRQKREAAARRKPDVLQDSSTSDSDITAHSSSSSPLTASSDNEGETINSHAPGAVEVKPSQVSLASTDSEVEIVGVQENASVVSRFPRGGVIQSLSSWKQRAPAQWTSVSAQSGWVPPPEVVDLTLDEDRHRYLL
- the ark2n gene encoding protein C18orf25 homolog isoform X4 encodes the protein MTDAQKANELPEFPTEGGATAEEQDMPLRQETTPSSSPACEEPISSQSGPDKQPAPGLLSMPCLLKELHRDSAPGQPQETDPPPAATQEDSDSSACLRSPSSSGHLGDSDTLSSAEEAAAPVQTAGRKSRRSHSESDASTVAMAAKKNRCQEKHVNGRVRVRGPRSQQQKQRMRQLRQKREAAARRKPDVLQDSSTSDSDITAHSSSSSPLTASSDNEGETINSHAPVGPAVIGHYDISDTHSEQERQSQSLSGAVEVKPSQVSLASTDSEVEIVGVQENAR
- the ark2n gene encoding protein C18orf25 homolog isoform X2, which encodes MTDAQKANELPEFPTEGGATAEEQDMPLRQETTPSSSPACEEPISSQSGPDKQPAPGLLSMPCLLKELHRDSAPGQPQETDPPPAATQEDSDSSACLRSPSSSGHLGDSDTLSSAEEAAAPVQTAGRKSRRSHSESDASTVAMAAKKNRCQEKHVNGRVRVRGPRSQQQKQRMRQLRQKREAAARRKPDVLQDSSTSDSDITAHSSSSSPLTASSDNEGETINSHAPVGPAVIGHYDISDTHSEQERQSQSLSGAVEVKPSQVSLASTDSEVEIVGVQENASVVSRFPRGGVIQSLSSWKQRAPAQWTSVSAQSGWVPPPEVVDLTLDEDRHRYLL
- the ark2n gene encoding protein C18orf25 homolog isoform X1; this translates as MTDAQKANELPEFPTEGGATAEEQDMPLRQETTPSSSPACEEPISSQSGPDKQPAPGLLSMPCLLKELHRDSAPGQPQETDPPPAATQEDSDSSACLRSPSSSGHLGDSDTLSSAEEAAAPVQTAGRKSRRSHSESDASTVAMAAKKNRCQEKHVNGRVRVRGPRSQQQKQRMRQLRQKREAAARRKPDVLQDSSTSDSDITAHSSSSSPLTASSDNEGETINSHAPAGHRRTNASGASAHGWGQLNMGVASGTLGGVLEEALTRFAVMQRHTEERFRVWMDRLTRMHSDDDLSSSENPEGRSNVSSFLPSSESQETLAAYQMARVSVITVPPPQTAGVNGSTEPSEPNV